TGCGGGAACTCCGCCCGGTCGAAGCCGCAGAACAGCTCGGGCAGCCGTCCGCCGAACGCCCGGGCGGCGTCCAGCAGGCCGAGGGCGAGTCGCTGGGCCTCCTCGACGAAGCCGTACCTCATCAGCCCGGCGGCGACGATCGCGTTGTCGTGCGGCCAGACCGAGCCGTTGTGGTAGCTCATCGGGTTGTAGGCGCCCATCGAGGTGGCCAGGGTGCGCACGCCGTACCCGGTGAACATCTCCGGCGACATCAGGTGCGCCGCCACGGCGGTGGCGCGCTCCTCGTCCACGATCCCGGTCCACAGGCAGTGGCCCATGTTGGAGCCGAAGCCGTCGATGGGCCGGCCGGCGCCGTCGAGGCCCATGGCGTAGTAGCCCTTGTCGGGCAGCCAGAACCGCTCGTTGAAGGCCTTCCTGATCGCCGTGGCCCTGGTCAGGCAGCGTCGCTCGGTCTCGGCGTCGGCGACGTTGTTGGCGAAGTGGGCGCGCGCGAGGTAGGCGGCGTAAACGTACCCCTGCACCTCTGCGAGCGCGATGGGGGTACGGGCGAGGGTGCCGTCGGCGAAGTTGATCCCGTCGAAGGAGTCCTTCCAGCCCTGGTTGATCAGTCCCTGGTCGGTCTTGCGCTGGTACCACAGCAGGCCGTCGGGCCCGCCGTATTGCTCGATCCAGTCGAGAGCGGCGTCGGCGTGCGGCAGCAGCTCCTCGGCGGCCCCCTCGTGCAGGCCCCAGCAGCGCAGTTCGCCCAGCAGCATGACGAACAGGGGAGTGGCGTCGACCGACCCGTAGTAGGCGTGGCCACCATGCGGCGACACCCCGCTCTCCACCCCGAACCGCAGCTCGTGCATGATCTTGCCGGGTTCCTCCTCGGTCAGGGGGTCGCTCTTGGTCCCCTGCAGCCGGGCCAGCCGGCGCAGCGTGCCAAGGGCGAGGGACTGGTCGAGCGGCAGCACCATCCAGGAGGTCAGCAGCGCGTCCCGGCCGAACAGGGTCATGAACCACGGCGCGCCCGCGGCGATCGCCGGTGGGTCCTCCGGATGGTCGGGATCGAACAGCCGCAGGCTCCCCAGATCCTCGCGCGAGCGGTGCAGCGCCTTGGCCAGACCGCTGTGCCCGGTGCGGACGACGGGGCTGCGGCGGGTCCAGTCGGCCAGCCGCCTGACCGGCTTGGCGTGCTCCAACGCGTGATCGACGGGGAACCAGGCGGACGACTCCTCCCCCTCGATGACCGGGTTCACCAGAATCGTGGTCCGCCACTCCCCGCGGGCCGGGACGACGATGCGGAAGCAGAGCAGACCGGGCGCCGCCGTCACCGGTGTGTCGGGTGACTCGACGACGATCCGGGCGCCCCGCGACCGGCTCGCCGCGAAAACCCGCAACCCCGTCTCCTCGGGCGCCATCTCGACATCGGCCACGTGCCGGGCGCGTCCGGCCTTCACCTCGAACAGGTCGGCCACGTCGGAACCCACGTAGATGGCCACGGTGCAGCCGATCGGCTCCTCCGAGAGGTTGCGCAACCGGAGATCCTCGCGCAGGCCGCCGCCGACGTACCGGTCCCGCACCACCAGCAGCGTGCTCTCCACCCGTCCCGGTCGCGGGTGCGCCCTGCCGAGGAAGGTGGAGTGGTACGGCTCGGCCGGGATCAACGCGAGCGTCTCCACGGGCGCGTCGTCCACCCGCAGCTCCCAGCGTGACAGCAGCCGGGTGTCAGAGTGATAGACCCCCTGCGCGTCGCCAGGCAGAATGTCCCCGCTGCGAGCGCACACGCAGAAGGAGCTCCCCTCAACCAGTGTGACCGTGTCGCCGAGCGCCCCTGGCTGTCCCTCGAAAGTCCACGCGTTCACTGACGTGCTCCTTCAAGTAGTCCCCCCGTGCACTCTTACCTGCCCACTTCCGAGGCGCCGAGTCGACTTCATCTCGGGCCCGGCGAGACGTCTTCGCTGGTCCGGGCGTGATCGTGGGGGAGAGGGGAGCACGTGACGGAAAACCTGCCGCCCAGTCTCGCGCTGGGCGGGCAGGCCCCCCTTACCGCGAGCTCCGCCTGGCCGGACGCGTGCCCTTCCGAAGGCCGAGGACCCCGAAGGTCACAGTCACCGCGGCTGCGGCCGCCGCCAGGATGGCGAGTGTTTTGATCATGGCATTCCCTCGATTACGGAGCGTAGCTGACTTCTACTGATTGCAGTGTCTCCGGAGGTTTGTCGCAGAAACGCAACAGATGCCCTTGGATCGTCAAAAGGTTCAGCGGCGACCCCAGGCCCGAGATCGGCACGGGCCCGGGATCGCCGCTGAGTTTCGGGGAAAACCGGGTCCTACCGGTTGCCCTCCGCTGCCGAGATGTCGGCCAGGGCGGAGTCGGAGTCTCGCTCGATCGCCAGATCGCCGATGCTCACGATGCCCACCGCGGTTCCCTTCTCCACGACCGGCACACGGCGTACCGCCGCCGAGCGCATGAGCTGGACGACCTGCTCGAGGCTCGTGTCGGGCCCGACGGTCTCGACGTCTTCGCTGCAGGCCTCGCGGACCGGAGTGTCGGATCCCTTCTCCTCGGCCACGACCCGCACCGTGATGTCACGGTCCGTGACGATGCCGCTGACTTTCCCGTTGTCGGTGACGATCACCGCCCCGGCGTCTTGCTCGACCATGAGCCGGGCCGCCACAGATACCGGCTGGCTCGCCTCCACGGTCGCTGGATTGGCCGTCATCACGTCGGCCACGGTCCTGGCCATGACGTTCTCCTCTCTCGGATCGAGTC
This window of the Nonomuraea africana genome carries:
- a CDS encoding amylo-alpha-1,6-glucosidase, giving the protein MNAWTFEGQPGALGDTVTLVEGSSFCVCARSGDILPGDAQGVYHSDTRLLSRWELRVDDAPVETLALIPAEPYHSTFLGRAHPRPGRVESTLLVVRDRYVGGGLREDLRLRNLSEEPIGCTVAIYVGSDVADLFEVKAGRARHVADVEMAPEETGLRVFAASRSRGARIVVESPDTPVTAAPGLLCFRIVVPARGEWRTTILVNPVIEGEESSAWFPVDHALEHAKPVRRLADWTRRSPVVRTGHSGLAKALHRSREDLGSLRLFDPDHPEDPPAIAAGAPWFMTLFGRDALLTSWMVLPLDQSLALGTLRRLARLQGTKSDPLTEEEPGKIMHELRFGVESGVSPHGGHAYYGSVDATPLFVMLLGELRCWGLHEGAAEELLPHADAALDWIEQYGGPDGLLWYQRKTDQGLINQGWKDSFDGINFADGTLARTPIALAEVQGYVYAAYLARAHFANNVADAETERRCLTRATAIRKAFNERFWLPDKGYYAMGLDGAGRPIDGFGSNMGHCLWTGIVDEERATAVAAHLMSPEMFTGYGVRTLATSMGAYNPMSYHNGSVWPHDNAIVAAGLMRYGFVEEAQRLALGLLDAARAFGGRLPELFCGFDRAEFPQPIPFPTSCSPQAWAAAAPVHLLRCLLRMDPWVPYGQLWIAPTLPHGFGELRIKDLPVAGARITIDVPADGRSAIVSDLPDGIELVTEPRPAITNACERLPCARSLKRP
- a CDS encoding CBS domain-containing protein — translated: MARTVADVMTANPATVEASQPVSVAARLMVEQDAGAVIVTDNGKVSGIVTDRDITVRVVAEEKGSDTPVREACSEDVETVGPDTSLEQVVQLMRSAAVRRVPVVEKGTAVGIVSIGDLAIERDSDSALADISAAEGNR